From Streptomyces asiaticus, one genomic window encodes:
- the rapZ gene encoding RNase adapter RapZ gives MTEHENHGDGAQVNTGTSGEPAEAAAIPELVIISGMSGAGRSTAAKCLEDLGWFVVDNLPPALIPTMVDLGARSQGNVARIAVVVDVRGRRFFDNLRESLADLAAKNVKRRVLFLEASDEALVRRFESVRRPHPLQGDGRIVDGIAAERDLLRELRGDADLVIDTSSLNVHELRAKMDAQFAGEEEPELRATVMSFGYKYGLPVDADLVVDCRFLPNPHWVPELRPFTGLNEEVSSYVFNQPGAKEFLDRYAELLQLIAAGYRREGKRYVTIAVGCTGGKHRSVAMSERLAPRLAAEGVETVIVHRDMGRE, from the coding sequence ATGACCGAGCACGAGAACCATGGAGACGGAGCGCAGGTGAATACGGGCACGTCGGGCGAGCCCGCCGAGGCGGCGGCCATCCCCGAGCTGGTGATCATCTCTGGAATGTCGGGCGCGGGCCGCAGCACCGCCGCCAAGTGTCTGGAGGACCTCGGCTGGTTCGTCGTGGACAACCTGCCCCCCGCGCTGATCCCCACCATGGTCGACCTGGGCGCCCGCTCCCAGGGCAATGTGGCCCGGATCGCCGTGGTGGTGGACGTCCGCGGCCGCCGCTTCTTCGACAACCTCCGCGAGTCCCTCGCCGACCTCGCCGCCAAGAACGTCAAGCGGCGGGTGCTGTTCCTGGAGGCGTCCGACGAGGCCCTGGTGCGCCGCTTCGAGTCGGTGCGCCGCCCGCACCCCCTCCAGGGCGACGGCCGGATCGTGGACGGCATCGCCGCCGAGCGGGATCTGCTGCGCGAGCTGCGCGGGGACGCCGATCTGGTGATCGACACCTCCAGCCTCAACGTCCATGAGCTGCGGGCCAAGATGGACGCCCAGTTCGCGGGCGAGGAGGAGCCCGAGCTGCGGGCCACGGTGATGTCGTTCGGCTACAAGTACGGGCTGCCGGTCGACGCCGATCTGGTGGTGGACTGCCGCTTCCTGCCCAATCCGCACTGGGTGCCCGAGCTGCGCCCCTTCACCGGGCTCAACGAGGAGGTCTCCAGCTATGTCTTCAACCAGCCCGGCGCCAAGGAGTTCCTGGACCGGTACGCGGAGCTGCTCCAGCTCATCGCCGCGGGCTACCGCCGCGAGGGCAAGCGCTATGTGACCATCGCGGTCGGCTGCACCGGCGGCAAGCACCGCAGCGTCGCGATGTCCGAGCGGCTCGCCCCGCGGCTGGCCGCCGAGGGAGTGGAGACCGTCATCGTCCACCGGGACATGGGGCGCGAGTGA
- a CDS encoding gluconeogenesis factor YvcK family protein produces MTIRSNRLRRLVGARTNRSAHPKVVALGGGMGLSASLAALRRITGDLTAVVTVADDGGSSGRLRDELGVLPPGDLRKALAALCGDDDWGQTWARVIQHRFASEGDLHGHAVGNVLIVALWEQLGDHVEALDLVGKLLGAHGRVLPMSAVPLELQAYVRGHDPARPDEVSTVAGQATVALTPGEVQSVHLVPHDPPAVPEAVEAVMDADWVVLGPGSWFSSVIPHLLVPDLLKALSETKARRVLSLNLAPQPGETDGFSPQRHLEVLARHAPKLAFDVVLADEAAVPDQSSLCDAAKRLGGTVELAPVAATDGAPKHDPELLAAAYDRIFRMHGRIGPWR; encoded by the coding sequence GTGACCATTCGTAGCAACCGGCTGCGACGGCTGGTCGGGGCGCGGACGAACCGGAGCGCACATCCCAAGGTCGTCGCCCTGGGCGGCGGCATGGGCCTGTCGGCGTCGCTCGCCGCGCTGCGCCGGATCACCGGCGATCTGACCGCCGTCGTCACCGTGGCCGATGACGGGGGCTCCAGCGGACGCCTCCGCGACGAGCTGGGCGTGCTGCCGCCCGGCGATCTGCGCAAGGCCCTGGCCGCGCTGTGCGGCGACGACGACTGGGGCCAGACCTGGGCGCGGGTCATCCAGCACCGCTTCGCCAGCGAGGGCGATCTGCACGGCCACGCGGTGGGCAATGTGCTGATCGTCGCCCTGTGGGAGCAGCTGGGCGACCATGTGGAGGCGCTCGACCTGGTCGGCAAGCTGCTGGGCGCCCACGGCCGGGTGCTGCCGATGTCGGCCGTCCCCCTGGAGCTCCAGGCGTACGTCCGGGGCCATGACCCGGCGCGGCCGGACGAGGTCTCCACCGTCGCCGGGCAGGCCACCGTGGCGCTCACCCCCGGCGAGGTGCAGTCGGTCCATCTGGTGCCGCACGATCCGCCGGCCGTCCCCGAGGCCGTCGAGGCGGTCATGGACGCCGACTGGGTGGTGCTGGGGCCCGGCTCCTGGTTCTCCTCCGTGATCCCGCATCTGCTGGTCCCCGATCTGCTCAAGGCGCTCAGCGAGACCAAGGCCCGGCGCGTGCTCTCGCTGAACCTCGCCCCTCAGCCGGGAGAAACCGACGGCTTCTCCCCGCAGCGTCATTTGGAGGTTTTGGCCCGACACGCCCCTAAACTCGCCTTCGACGTGGTGCTGGCCGACGAGGCCGCCGTCCCCGACCAGAGCAGTCTGTGCGACGCCGCCAAGCGGCTGGGCGGCACAGTCGAGCTGGCTCCGGTGGCCGCGACCGACGGTGCCCCGAAGCATGACCCGGAGCTTCTGGCGGCCGCGTACGACCGTATTTTTCGGATGCATGGAAGGATCGGCCCATGGCGATGA
- the whiA gene encoding DNA-binding protein WhiA encodes MAMTAAVKDEISRLPVTRTCCRKAEVSAILRFAGGLHLVSGRIVIEAELDTGIAARRVRKDILEIFGHSSDLVVMAPGGLRRGSRYVVRVVAGGDQLARQTGLVDGRGRPIRGLPPQVVSGATCDAEAAWRGAFLAHGSLTEPGRSSSLEVTCPGPEAALALVGAARRLQIAAKAREVRGVDRVVVRDGDAIGALLTRLGAHESVLAWEERRMRREVRATANRLANFDDANLRRSARAAVAAGARVQRALEILGEEVPEHLAAAGRLRMEHKQASLEELGALADPPLTKDAVAGRIRRLLAMADKRAQDLGIPGTESSLTEEMADGMVG; translated from the coding sequence ATGGCGATGACGGCAGCGGTGAAGGACGAAATCTCCCGGCTCCCCGTCACCCGGACCTGCTGCCGGAAAGCGGAGGTCTCGGCGATCCTGCGGTTCGCGGGCGGGCTGCACCTGGTCAGCGGGCGCATCGTGATCGAGGCGGAGCTGGACACGGGGATCGCGGCGCGAAGAGTCCGCAAGGACATCCTGGAGATCTTCGGCCACTCCTCGGATCTGGTGGTGATGGCCCCCGGCGGGCTGCGCCGCGGCAGCCGGTACGTGGTGCGGGTGGTGGCGGGCGGTGACCAGCTGGCGCGGCAGACCGGCCTGGTCGACGGCCGCGGCCGGCCGATCCGCGGGCTGCCGCCGCAGGTCGTCTCGGGGGCCACCTGCGACGCCGAGGCCGCCTGGCGCGGGGCCTTCCTCGCCCATGGCTCGCTCACCGAGCCCGGCCGCTCGTCCTCCCTGGAGGTGACCTGCCCAGGACCGGAGGCCGCGCTCGCCCTGGTCGGCGCCGCCCGCCGGCTCCAGATCGCCGCCAAGGCGCGCGAGGTGCGCGGGGTGGACCGGGTGGTCGTCCGGGACGGTGATGCCATCGGCGCGCTGTTGACGCGGCTGGGGGCGCATGAGTCGGTCCTCGCGTGGGAGGAGCGGCGGATGCGCCGCGAGGTGCGGGCCACCGCCAACCGCCTCGCCAACTTCGACGATGCCAATCTGCGCCGCTCGGCCCGCGCCGCCGTCGCCGCCGGGGCCCGGGTGCAGCGCGCCCTGGAGATCCTGGGCGAGGAGGTGCCCGAGCACCTCGCCGCGGCCGGACGGCTGCGTATGGAGCACAAGCAGGCGTCCCTGGAGGAGCTGGGCGCCCTCGCCGACCCGCCGCTGACCAAGGACGCCGTCGCGGGCCGTATCCGCCGGCTGCTGGCCATGGCCGACAAGCGCGCCCAGGACCTGGGCATCCCCGGCACCGAGTCCAGCCTGACCGAGGAGATGGCCGACGGCATGGTCGGCTGA
- a CDS encoding M14 family metallopeptidase — MKLGRTVRFRRTVRSGGAVVALAALLLGGLAAAPAATAQPPADSAGDGLSVWTAQVTKDQIPLLLRAGADGTELGRQVPEKGTGPVELYLTAKQAAELRGKGVRLAEKKVSAQSRDRLKAAGDGVFRPYSGEGGLKQEIVETGRAHPGLTKVVSIGKTGQGKDILALKLSKGAAKTRDGSKPSVLYMSNQHAREWITPEMTRRLMHYYLDNYGKDDRVTRIVDRTELWFVLSANPDGYDYTHQSPANRQWRKNLRDNNGDGKITSGDGVDLNRNFGYKWGYDNEGSSADPADETYRGPAPASEPETKALDAFEKRIGFTYGINYHSAAELLLYGVGWQVATPTPDDVLYTSLAGTPEHSAIPGYHPQVSSELYTTNGEADGHAANVNGMMMFTPEMSTCQTASDVDPDDAWQPRDCASVFTFPDDEKLIAQEFTKNIPFALSVAETAEHPDRPSSSVGMTARDFTPDAFTTSYARGGDQDVSVTVRKRVRDKKLNYRVDGGRTRTAPLKAWRGGETYGGEDNVRFDQYRAAVRGADPGQKVEVWFTGRTESGKRTASEPFTYTVAKRPRADTLVIAEEGGTSPARHTAAYTRALADNDRKAAVWDVATQGAPSALGVLSHFRTVLWYTGAERPGGPTLLAVRDFLNEGGKLITTGERAGGSSEVGPADTDDFSQYYLGADSRLTLKSPTAFQGAGALAGTGANLGDAPGNPLDAAGAYTVTSDVLPPEDFPQFRSAGAGEYPNTRTPYQPYEGDWMAAAGHRDNSWMRLSRTVDLTGVSAADKPALDFRLSYDTEPGYDHVIIEARTAGKDDWTTLPDAGGGSSTKVPTECEAGFLLNLHPFLKHYLTPGDDGCAAKGSTGSWNSLTGSSEGWRPVSLDLSGYAGKKVELALSYVTDPGTGGRGAFVDGTELTVGGTAEDSEGFETALGPWTVPGAPEGSPANAGDWSRSRELFHTVAGVTTRDTVLLGFGLEHVPDAVQRARLVGDALRALRR, encoded by the coding sequence ATGAAGCTCGGACGCACGGTGAGATTCAGACGCACGGTGAGATCGGGCGGCGCGGTGGTGGCACTTGCCGCGCTGCTCCTGGGGGGACTGGCCGCGGCACCCGCGGCCACCGCACAACCTCCGGCGGACTCCGCCGGCGACGGGCTGTCCGTATGGACCGCCCAGGTCACGAAGGATCAGATTCCGCTGCTGCTCCGCGCCGGAGCGGACGGTACCGAGCTGGGGCGGCAGGTGCCCGAGAAGGGCACCGGTCCGGTCGAGCTCTACCTCACCGCCAAGCAGGCCGCCGAGCTGCGCGGCAAGGGTGTGCGGCTCGCCGAGAAGAAGGTCTCCGCGCAGAGCCGCGACCGCCTGAAGGCCGCGGGCGACGGAGTCTTCCGCCCCTACAGCGGCGAGGGCGGGCTGAAGCAGGAGATCGTCGAGACTGGCCGGGCGCACCCCGGCCTCACCAAGGTCGTCAGCATCGGCAAGACCGGCCAGGGCAAGGACATCCTCGCCCTCAAGCTGAGCAAGGGCGCCGCGAAGACCCGCGACGGCAGCAAGCCGTCGGTGCTCTACATGTCCAACCAGCACGCCCGTGAGTGGATCACGCCCGAGATGACCCGCCGGCTGATGCACTACTACCTCGACAACTACGGCAAGGACGACCGCGTCACCAGGATCGTGGACCGTACGGAGCTGTGGTTCGTGCTGTCGGCCAACCCGGACGGCTACGACTACACGCATCAGAGCCCGGCCAACCGCCAGTGGCGCAAGAACCTGCGCGACAACAACGGCGACGGCAAGATCACCTCGGGCGACGGCGTCGACCTCAACCGCAACTTCGGCTACAAGTGGGGCTACGACAACGAGGGTTCGTCCGCCGACCCGGCCGATGAGACCTACCGAGGACCCGCCCCCGCCTCCGAGCCGGAGACCAAGGCGCTGGACGCCTTCGAGAAGCGCATCGGCTTCACCTACGGCATCAACTACCATTCGGCCGCCGAACTGCTGCTCTACGGCGTCGGCTGGCAGGTCGCCACCCCGACCCCCGACGACGTCCTCTACACGTCGCTCGCCGGCACCCCCGAGCACTCCGCGATCCCCGGCTACCACCCGCAGGTCTCCTCCGAGCTGTACACCACCAACGGCGAGGCCGACGGCCACGCGGCGAACGTCAACGGGATGATGATGTTCACCCCGGAGATGTCGACGTGCCAGACCGCCTCCGACGTGGACCCGGACGACGCCTGGCAGCCGCGCGACTGCGCGTCCGTCTTCACCTTCCCGGACGACGAGAAGCTGATCGCGCAGGAGTTCACCAAGAACATCCCCTTCGCGCTCTCGGTCGCCGAGACCGCCGAACACCCCGACCGGCCCTCGTCGTCGGTCGGTATGACCGCGCGGGACTTCACCCCGGACGCCTTCACCACGTCGTACGCGCGCGGCGGCGACCAGGACGTCTCGGTGACCGTCCGCAAGCGCGTTCGCGACAAGAAGCTCAACTACCGCGTGGACGGCGGCCGTACCCGCACCGCCCCGCTGAAGGCGTGGCGGGGCGGTGAGACCTACGGCGGCGAGGACAACGTCCGCTTCGACCAGTACCGGGCCGCCGTCAGGGGCGCGGACCCCGGGCAGAAGGTCGAGGTCTGGTTCACCGGCCGCACGGAGAGCGGCAAGCGGACCGCCAGTGAGCCGTTCACCTACACCGTGGCGAAGCGGCCCCGCGCCGACACGCTGGTGATCGCCGAGGAGGGCGGCACCTCCCCGGCCCGGCACACCGCCGCGTACACCCGGGCGCTGGCCGACAACGACCGTAAGGCGGCCGTCTGGGACGTGGCCACCCAGGGGGCGCCGTCCGCGCTCGGAGTGCTGAGCCACTTCAGGACGGTGCTCTGGTACACCGGCGCCGAGCGGCCCGGCGGCCCGACCCTGCTCGCGGTGCGCGACTTCCTCAACGAGGGCGGCAAGCTGATCACCACCGGTGAACGGGCGGGCGGCAGCTCCGAGGTGGGACCGGCCGACACCGACGACTTCAGCCAGTACTACCTGGGCGCCGACAGCCGGCTCACCCTGAAGTCGCCCACCGCCTTCCAGGGCGCCGGCGCGCTCGCGGGCACCGGCGCGAACCTCGGCGACGCCCCGGGCAACCCCCTGGACGCGGCGGGCGCCTACACCGTCACCTCCGATGTGCTGCCGCCCGAGGACTTCCCCCAGTTCCGCAGCGCGGGCGCGGGGGAGTACCCGAACACGCGTACCCCGTACCAGCCTTATGAGGGCGACTGGATGGCGGCCGCGGGTCACCGTGACAACTCCTGGATGCGGCTGTCCCGCACGGTGGACCTCACCGGTGTGTCCGCCGCCGACAAACCGGCCCTGGACTTCCGGCTCAGCTACGACACCGAGCCCGGCTACGACCATGTGATCATCGAGGCGCGCACCGCGGGCAAGGACGACTGGACCACCCTCCCCGACGCGGGCGGCGGCTCCTCCACCAAGGTGCCCACCGAGTGCGAGGCGGGCTTCCTGCTCAATCTGCACCCGTTCCTCAAGCACTACCTGACCCCCGGCGACGACGGCTGCGCCGCGAAGGGCAGCACGGGCTCCTGGAACAGCCTGACGGGCTCCTCCGAGGGGTGGCGGCCGGTCTCGCTGGACCTGAGCGGCTACGCGGGCAAGAAGGTCGAGCTGGCGCTCTCGTACGTCACCGACCCGGGCACCGGCGGCCGGGGCGCCTTCGTGGACGGCACCGAGCTGACCGTCGGCGGCACCGCCGAGGACTCCGAGGGCTTCGAGACCGCGCTCGGCCCGTGGACGGTGCCGGGGGCGCCGGAGGGCTCCCCGGCGAACGCCGGGGACTGGTCCCGCTCCCGGGAGCTCTTCCACACCGTCGCCGGCGTCACCACACGGGACACCGTGCTGCTGGGATTCGGACTGGAGCACGTACCCGACGCCGTCCAGAGGGCCCGGCTGGTGGGCGACGCGCTCCGTGCGCTGCGTCGTTGA
- the gap gene encoding type I glyceraldehyde-3-phosphate dehydrogenase — protein MTIRVGINGFGRIGRNYFRALLEQGADIEIVGVNDLTDNATLVHLLKYDSILGRLKHEVSHTEDTITVGNQTFKTMAERDPAALPWGELGADIVVESTGIFTKREDAAKHLAAGAKKVLISAPAKNEDITIVMGVNQDKYDPANHHVISNASCTTNCVAPMAKVLDESFGIVKGMMTTVHAYTNDQRILDFPHKDLRRARAAAENIIPTSTGAAKATALVLPQLKGKLDGIAMRVPVPTGSVTDLVLELDREVTKDEINTAFQKAAEGQLKGILEYTEDPIVSSDIVNWPASCTFDSSLTMVQGKQVKVVGWYDNEWGYSNRLVDLTVFVGGRL, from the coding sequence GTGACGATCCGCGTAGGCATCAATGGCTTCGGCCGCATCGGTCGCAACTACTTCCGCGCGCTCCTTGAGCAGGGCGCGGACATCGAGATCGTCGGTGTCAACGACCTGACCGACAACGCCACCCTGGTCCACCTGCTCAAGTACGACTCCATCCTCGGCCGGCTGAAGCACGAGGTCAGCCACACCGAGGACACCATCACGGTGGGCAACCAGACGTTCAAGACGATGGCCGAGCGCGACCCGGCCGCCCTTCCGTGGGGCGAGCTCGGCGCCGACATCGTGGTGGAGTCCACCGGCATCTTCACCAAGCGTGAGGACGCCGCCAAGCACCTTGCCGCCGGTGCCAAGAAGGTCCTGATCTCCGCGCCCGCCAAGAACGAGGACATCACCATCGTGATGGGCGTCAACCAGGACAAGTACGACCCGGCGAACCATCACGTCATCTCCAACGCCTCCTGCACCACCAACTGTGTGGCGCCGATGGCCAAGGTCCTCGACGAGAGCTTCGGCATCGTCAAGGGCATGATGACGACGGTCCACGCGTACACCAACGACCAGCGCATCCTGGACTTCCCGCACAAGGACCTGCGTCGCGCCCGCGCGGCGGCCGAGAACATCATCCCGACCTCCACCGGTGCCGCCAAGGCCACCGCGCTGGTCCTCCCGCAGCTCAAGGGCAAGCTGGACGGCATCGCGATGCGCGTCCCGGTCCCGACCGGCTCGGTCACCGACCTGGTCCTGGAGCTCGACCGCGAGGTCACCAAGGACGAGATCAACACCGCCTTCCAGAAGGCCGCCGAGGGTCAGCTCAAGGGCATCCTCGAGTACACCGAGGACCCGATCGTCTCCTCGGACATCGTCAACTGGCCCGCGTCCTGCACCTTCGACTCCTCCCTGACCATGGTCCAGGGCAAGCAGGTCAAGGTCGTCGGCTGGTACGACAACGAGTGGGGCTACTCCAACCGCCTCGTCGACCTGACCGTCTTCGTCGGCGGCCGGCTCTGA
- a CDS encoding phosphoglycerate kinase produces the protein MKTIDDLQVAGQRVFVRADLNVPLDGETITDDGRIRAAVPTITKLLDRGAKVIVASHLGRPKGAPDPQYSLAPVARRLGELLGKQVAFATDTVDDSARATVAGLGDGEVALLENLRFNAGETSKDDTERGAFADRLAALADLYVGDGFGAVHRKHASVYDLPARLPHAAGDLIATELTVLKKLTEDVKRPYAVVLGGAKVSDKLGVIDHLLEKADRILIGGGMAYTFLKAQGHEVGGSLLQEDQVPAVQDYLRRAEERGVEFVLPVDVTAAAEFPDLKTKAPANPRLVAADAIPADLQGLDIGPETRKLYASKLADAATVFWNGPMGVFEHPDFAEGTRAVAQALVDSPAFTVVGGGDSAAAVRILGFDENAFGHISTGGGASLEYLEGKTLPGLAALED, from the coding sequence GTGAAGACGATTGACGATCTTCAGGTCGCCGGACAGCGGGTCTTCGTCCGCGCCGATCTGAACGTCCCGCTCGACGGCGAGACGATCACCGACGACGGCCGGATCCGCGCCGCCGTCCCGACGATCACCAAGCTCCTGGACCGGGGCGCCAAGGTGATCGTCGCCTCGCATCTGGGCCGCCCCAAGGGCGCCCCGGACCCCCAGTACTCGCTCGCCCCGGTCGCCCGGCGGCTCGGCGAACTCCTCGGCAAGCAGGTCGCCTTCGCGACCGACACCGTGGACGACAGCGCCCGGGCCACCGTGGCGGGGCTCGGCGACGGCGAGGTCGCGCTGCTGGAGAACCTGCGCTTCAACGCCGGTGAGACCAGTAAGGACGACACCGAGCGCGGCGCCTTCGCCGACCGGCTCGCCGCCCTCGCCGACCTCTACGTGGGCGACGGCTTCGGCGCGGTCCACCGCAAGCACGCCTCCGTGTACGACCTCCCGGCGCGGCTGCCGCACGCCGCGGGCGACCTGATCGCCACCGAGCTCACCGTCCTGAAGAAGCTCACCGAGGACGTCAAGCGGCCCTACGCGGTGGTCCTCGGCGGCGCCAAGGTCTCCGACAAGCTCGGCGTGATCGACCACCTCCTGGAGAAGGCCGACCGCATCCTGATCGGCGGCGGCATGGCCTACACCTTCCTCAAGGCCCAGGGCCACGAGGTCGGCGGCTCGCTGCTCCAGGAGGACCAGGTCCCGGCGGTCCAGGACTATCTGCGCCGGGCCGAGGAGCGCGGTGTGGAGTTCGTGCTCCCGGTCGATGTCACGGCCGCGGCCGAATTCCCGGATCTGAAGACCAAGGCCCCCGCGAACCCGCGGCTCGTCGCCGCGGACGCGATCCCGGCCGACCTCCAGGGGCTGGACATCGGCCCGGAGACCCGCAAGCTCTACGCCTCGAAGCTGGCCGACGCGGCCACCGTCTTCTGGAACGGCCCCATGGGCGTCTTCGAGCACCCCGACTTCGCCGAGGGCACCCGGGCCGTGGCCCAGGCGCTCGTGGACAGCCCGGCCTTCACCGTGGTCGGCGGCGGCGACTCCGCCGCGGCCGTGCGCATCCTGGGCTTCGACGAGAACGCTTTCGGCCACATCTCGACCGGCGGTGGAGCGAGCCTCGAATACCTCGAGGGCAAGACGCTCCCCGGCCTCGCCGCACTGGAGGACTGA
- the tpiA gene encoding triose-phosphate isomerase — translation MSDRMPLMAGNWKMNLNHLEAIAHVQKLAFGLADKDYEAVEVAVLPPFVDLRSVQTLVEGDKLKIKYGAQDVSAHDSGAYTGEISGPMLAKLRCAYVVVGHSERRQYHHETDELCNAKVKAAFRNDLTPILCVGEGLDVRKAGNHVAHTLAQVDEGLKDVPAEQAETIVIAYEPVWAIGTGEVATPEDAQEVCGAIRGRLAELYGQEVADKVRIQYGGSVKSGNVAAIMAKPDVDGALVGGASLDADEFVKIVRFRDQ, via the coding sequence GTGAGTGACCGTATGCCGCTGATGGCGGGCAACTGGAAGATGAACCTCAACCACCTCGAGGCCATCGCCCACGTCCAGAAGCTCGCCTTCGGGCTCGCCGACAAGGACTACGAGGCCGTGGAGGTCGCGGTGCTGCCGCCCTTCGTCGACCTGCGGTCCGTGCAGACCCTGGTCGAAGGCGACAAGCTGAAGATCAAGTACGGTGCCCAGGACGTCTCGGCGCATGACTCCGGCGCCTACACCGGCGAGATCTCCGGCCCGATGCTGGCCAAGCTCAGGTGCGCCTACGTCGTCGTCGGGCACTCGGAGCGGCGCCAGTACCACCACGAGACCGACGAGCTGTGCAACGCCAAGGTCAAGGCGGCCTTCCGCAACGACCTCACCCCGATCCTGTGCGTCGGCGAGGGCCTCGACGTCCGTAAGGCGGGCAACCATGTCGCGCACACCCTCGCCCAGGTGGACGAGGGCCTGAAGGACGTCCCGGCCGAGCAGGCCGAGACCATCGTGATCGCCTACGAGCCGGTCTGGGCGATCGGCACCGGCGAGGTCGCGACCCCCGAGGACGCCCAGGAGGTCTGTGGGGCCATCCGCGGCCGGCTCGCCGAGCTCTACGGCCAGGAGGTCGCCGACAAGGTCAGGATCCAGTACGGCGGCTCGGTGAAGTCCGGGAACGTTGCCGCGATCATGGCCAAGCCGGATGTGGACGGCGCCCTGGTCGGCGGCGCGTCGCTGGACGCGGACGAATTCGTCAAGATCGTTCGTTTCCGCGACCAGTGA
- the secG gene encoding preprotein translocase subunit SecG, protein MGFSIALIIFSLLLMMLVLMHKGKGGGLSDMFGGGMQSSVGGSSVAERNLDRITVVVGLLWFVCIVVLGLLMKLD, encoded by the coding sequence ATGGGGTTCTCGATCGCCCTCATCATCTTCAGCCTGCTGTTGATGATGTTGGTGCTCATGCACAAGGGGAAGGGCGGCGGCCTGTCCGACATGTTCGGTGGCGGCATGCAGTCCTCGGTGGGCGGCTCCTCGGTCGCCGAGCGCAACCTGGACCGCATCACGGTGGTGGTCGGGCTGCTGTGGTTCGTCTGCATCGTCGTGCTCGGGCTGCTGATGAAGCTCGACTGA
- a CDS encoding RNA polymerase-binding protein RbpA, protein MASGNAIRGSRVGAGPMGEAERGESAPRLRISFWCSNGHETVPSFASDAQIPDTWDCPRCGFPAGKDRDNPPDPPRTEPYKTHLAYVRERRSDADGEAILAEALAKLRGEI, encoded by the coding sequence GTGGCAAGTGGCAACGCGATCCGTGGAAGTCGGGTCGGGGCGGGGCCGATGGGAGAAGCCGAGCGAGGCGAATCGGCGCCGCGCCTGCGCATCTCCTTCTGGTGCTCGAACGGGCATGAGACCGTGCCGAGCTTCGCCAGCGACGCGCAGATCCCTGACACGTGGGACTGCCCCCGCTGCGGCTTCCCGGCGGGCAAGGACCGGGACAACCCGCCGGACCCGCCGCGCACCGAGCCGTACAAGACGCATCTGGCGTACGTACGGGAGCGGCGCAGCGACGCCGACGGCGAGGCGATCCTTGCCGAGGCACTCGCCAAGCTCCGGGGCGAGATCTAG
- a CDS encoding MFS transporter: MAAVDAGELGAGKPAGPAWRGGFGRLWAAAVVSRFGDALRGAALPLLAVSLTDSPVLVSLVTACGFLPWLLFGLIGGAIADRVDQRRAMWAVDGVRAVLMAGFAVAVWLDRATIGLLLALAFALTTLQTLFDNAATALLPSVVGQQALGRANARLMTGQEVMGRFVGAPLVPVLLGLGAAMPYAADAATYLAAAALVASLGAAPPERAPRPPGGSLRRDIAEGLAVLWRDRTLRALCASTTLCNIGIGALIATLVLHITGWLDAGNTGYAAVITVYGIGSVAGGLVAARLTEKLGRARALVVCGTAQIGALAALGAIRSLPVAVAAMGLFGFAGIVWNVTEVTMMQQRSPDGALGRVSSAFRTLSIAGTPLGALLGGVMAQAWGLNTPALGAAALFVCGVAALVPGMRSVIN; the protein is encoded by the coding sequence ATGGCCGCGGTGGACGCCGGTGAGCTGGGCGCCGGGAAGCCGGCGGGGCCCGCGTGGCGCGGGGGGTTCGGGCGGCTGTGGGCGGCCGCGGTCGTCTCCCGGTTCGGGGACGCGCTGCGGGGCGCGGCGCTGCCGCTGCTGGCCGTCTCGCTGACCGATTCGCCGGTGCTGGTCTCGCTCGTGACCGCCTGCGGCTTCCTGCCCTGGCTGCTGTTCGGGCTGATCGGCGGGGCGATCGCGGACCGGGTGGACCAGCGGCGGGCGATGTGGGCGGTGGACGGCGTGCGGGCCGTCCTGATGGCGGGGTTCGCCGTCGCGGTGTGGCTGGACCGGGCCACCATCGGGCTGCTGCTCGCCCTCGCCTTCGCCCTCACCACGCTCCAGACCCTGTTCGACAACGCGGCCACGGCGCTGCTGCCGTCCGTGGTGGGGCAGCAGGCGCTGGGCCGGGCCAACGCCCGGCTGATGACCGGGCAGGAGGTCATGGGCCGGTTCGTGGGCGCCCCGCTGGTGCCGGTGCTGCTCGGCCTCGGCGCCGCGATGCCGTACGCGGCGGACGCGGCCACCTATCTCGCCGCCGCCGCGCTGGTCGCCTCGCTGGGGGCGGCACCCCCCGAGCGGGCCCCGCGCCCGCCGGGCGGCTCGCTGCGGCGCGATATCGCCGAGGGCCTGGCCGTGCTGTGGCGGGACCGCACGCTGCGGGCGCTGTGCGCCTCCACCACGCTGTGCAACATCGGCATCGGGGCGCTCATCGCCACCCTGGTGCTGCACATCACCGGCTGGCTGGACGCCGGGAACACCGGGTACGCGGCCGTCATCACCGTCTACGGGATCGGCAGTGTGGCCGGGGGCCTGGTGGCCGCCCGGCTCACCGAGAAGCTGGGGCGCGCCCGTGCCCTCGTGGTGTGCGGCACCGCGCAGATCGGCGCCCTGGCCGCTCTGGGGGCGATACGGAGCCTGCCGGTCGCGGTCGCCGCCATGGGCCTCTTCGGCTTCGCGGGGATCGTCTGGAACGTCACCGAGGTGACGATGATGCAGCAGCGCAGCCCCGACGGGGCACTCGGGAGGGTGAGCTCCGCGTTCCGCACCCTGTCGATCGCGGGCACCCCGCTCGGCGCGCTGCTGGGCGGGGTGATGGCCCAGGCGTGGGGGCTCAATACCCCGGCGCTGGGGGCCGCCGCGCTCTTCGTCTGCGGGGTGGCGGCCCTCGTTCCGGGAATGCGGTCCGTCATCAATTAA